The genomic interval CCCCGACTCATTACGAGTAAGATACAAAATAGATGAAGATATGTAGTTGTTCATCAACGGACATGAAATAATAGTAGTTATTCACGGCATGGTGTACTGGTGTACAAGGTGAGTGGGTGGGCAGGCGTTTCCATGGGTTTCCgtagtgtagtggttatcacgttCGCCTCACACGCGAAAGGTCCCCGGTTCGAAACCGGGcggaaacagttttttttagttatttattactGGAAATAGGTCATAGGCTGCGTTCGCACTGCATcttgaagtgacccaattctaATCTGTTGCTTTTCTCCCCTTATGCTTTTCTATCATGCTGGAATAgttaattaaaatgtacataaacaTACTTCTcagacaaaacataaatataaagatGTTTCCGCCCGGTTTCGAACCGGGGACCTTTCGCGTGTTAGGCGaacgtgataaccactacactacGGAAACCCATGATATGTAATGAATACATGTAGACTTTGGTAGTCGTGACTATCCGACGGTATGTGTTTGACTACAGTGAAAAGTCACAGGAGAGCCCGACTCATTACAAGTAAGATACAAAATAGTTGAAGATATGCAGTTATTCGTCAACAGACAGGAAGTAAAAGCATTGATTTCATGGTGTACTGGAGTACAAGGATGGTTGGGTGAGTTTTTTACCCTGTCCACAGTAACAATTTATTGaagatttgaactttttagGAGTCAACTGTGCGTTTTTGGCGATACTATTAATTGAAAtcggaacagaaaaaaaagacataagggctgcacagtggaacGTATTTGAATCCATTATTACGTTTTATGAAAAATtatctaaaagtatttttaaaaggtgaTCTTGACAGTGACTTACAGGTTTCCgtagtgtagtggttatcacgttCGCCTCACACGCGAAAGGTCCCCGGTTCGAAACCGGGCGGAAACATCTTTTcttttagttatatttattaCTGTTCGCACTGCTGGAATAGTTCATTAAAATGTTCCGACACATGCTTCTCTGATCTTTCATTTGTTAGGCGAACGTGAAATCCTGGGTACCGGGCCgagcaagaaataatgaaccacttccggatcttttattgtgaaaatcctaaaccggattttaccagttacgtcttgcgcgtcaaaattgagccgccaacttgcagcagaatgagtaacaaaacaacatcggagtactgcctcccccctccccttccccggtccgcagcaaaattgcgaagggctgaccggtccgcgCGACTAAAAAGAGAACACCATGTCCCCCCGCGGGGGCCAGCCGCGAATAGGTGTAATACGCCGACACCATGCAAAACAGGAAATGCCTGCAGACCCGAGTTCGATTCCCAGTTCCGGCAGAAGCTTATGTTACTTTACCcaatcttttctattttaaatgtttatattctaaaaaataaatatttataatcaataatcaatgccAGTCATGCAAAATTATAAACCATTACTTCCACCCACTCATGGAAAAACCACATAACTcttatgaaaaatgtataaacaaaTTTATACATTGtttcgttatttatttatttatttgtttcctttttttatattgGTTTATTACCAATATATGGTTCCATTTCTGGAACTGATCTTGTTTTGGAAGACCAGTTCCAAAACAatggattattttggaactgaTCTTAAATCTTGTATAAATGTACATTGACAGtcaataaattatattctaTATGCATAGTGTAAATTGATCTCACATCATGtgtaatttagtaaaaaaaaaaaaaaagaagcacatttgttgacatatttatatttactttgtaTTAACAGAGGCAAacaacagtttaaatatttacatattcaactttttacaatataaaatctTGCCATATTTACagcatatttagatttttttttatctatataaatatatggaATATAGAATAATAATAGAATACCTAAACATCTCAATAGAaccatgtaatatttattttttcttttcagccacCCATCTTTGTCGCTCTGCCTCATAAAAAGGTGATTTGCAGAATTCCTTCCAAGTCATCTCCTTAGCCATACCCTGAGACTTGTACATGGACAGAACCTTTGCAGGACAATATATGTATTTCCCTGCCACACCAGGGAACCCAGAGTGGATGTGTGGGCTGTTGGGACCTTGTTTGAGGTCCATGTGGCAGAACCTGCAAACCCGGCCAGTTGGCTGAggttctgttctttttcttttcttttcagcccTCTCATCCACCCGCTTCTTGGTTTCCAGGAGTTCCTTTAGGAAAAAAGTGGTGGTGGAGAACTCCTCAAAGGTCATGTTGGGCTTTGATAGTCCATCTGCAGCGTATGTATCATAAACCTTTTTAGAGCAGTAAAAGTACTTAACGGGCCCCTACTGAAAGAAGATGTGAACGGAGGAGCCAGAAGTCTCATAACGAGACTTAGGCTGTCCGCAAGAAAGACaccttttggtttgtttcttctttcttgaGCAGgtactgctgcagcttctgcatCCTGGTCCCATGAAGGCAGCTCTTCTTCAGTATGAAATCAGCATAGCCATCTTCTCTTCCATCCCAAATTTCTTTCCAAGTGCTCTTGGCCCGAGAGCCAAAACCAACCAGCTGGTCATCTTCAGAAGAGGCTGCTGTAATTTTGCTGGCTTCATAGTCCAGGGCATCTTTAATCTCTTTAAAACTGAGAGCATATTTAACAAAAGTTAACAGGTTGACTTTGCTAAGGCTCTCAGTTATACAGATCccagcttcctcctccttctggaGGTTTCTGATGAGGTACAAAGTGTAACCTGCATCATTTTCCAAGAGCCATCGGAAACACTTCCCTTTGTACTTTCCAAATTGGAGGCTGTAATCTCCCAGGACCTCTGACACATCTGTGACATCCCCTCCTCTTTCCCGGACCACAGTCAAAGCATTCTGCCGCACAACATCCTCTCTCTTAGGCTCAGACTTGTCCCACAGACtgggattattttttatcttcttggcCTCAGGAGAGGGATCCTGAAGAAGGAAGCCAAGAGGCCCCTTGCGGAAAACCACACTTCGTCTCCCTGGATAAAAAATGGTCTTCTTCATTTTGACCTGGTGTGGAGCAAAAAAGGATGAATCAGGtattaaacaaaatactttaaaacctttgaaatacattttctttaaatgttacgATTAATACATTAGAGCGAATCAATGTAGAAcagtacattttaataaaattccatttttaaataaaacataaataaaacaaggttttgttgtggaaaaaaaatattttatctagaGTCTGGAAATGGCCTaattagaaatgtattaaaacaaatacaccCAAAGTCAAGAGGGACATAagatataattttttatctatgtttttatttacttctacTGTAATCAGATCTCCATTTACGAGTATAATCTGATTTGAAAGAGACGTGTTTGATCAACTCACAAAATAAATTGACAGATTGAAATGGAATATATGATTTAGTAAAAATGCTGACTTTATCATCATCATACGTTTGGCATGATACGATAGTccaacatactgtacatacagtaGCAATGACAATAGTTGCGGTTTGTTAGGCAGTGTCATAATATTTAAGACATCAGAATGATTTTAATTCAGCTTCAGTGTCAGGCACCGACAAATACACCAAATATAACATTAAATCAGAAGACGAATTATAAAACTAGATAACGCCAGACACCGTAGTAGTACGAAGTAACGCTCCCGCTACATGTAATATATTCGGCCGAAAAGACGCGATCATGacgaaaaacatgttttatatccaTCGGCATCACTTACCTAATAAAATGAAGAAGGATGGATGTGAAGATATCGCTTTTCTTTGATATGTTTCCCCTTCTCCGCGTAACGCCGGTAATTTCTCCTAAAAATCTCAGTCGAAAAGCCGGAAAGTTGCCTTCTTCTGAATCCAAGCAAGGAGGGGGGCGTGTCACTCCCGGACATGAGATTGGACAGCGCCACCACGGCATAGTGGTCAAAAATATATTGCGTCCGTAGTGGTTTAGGACTACCATT from Xiphophorus maculatus strain JP 163 A chromosome 11, X_maculatus-5.0-male, whole genome shotgun sequence carries:
- the LOC111610122 gene encoding uncharacterized protein LOC111610122, producing MKKTIFYPGRRSVVFRKGPLGFLLQDPSPEAKKIKNNPSLWDKSEPKREDVVRQNALTVVRERGGDVTDVSEVLGDYSLQFGKYKGKCFRWLLENDAGYTLYLIRNLQKEEEAGICITESLSKVNLLTFVKYALSFKEIKDALDYEASKITAASSEDDQLVGFGSRAKSTWKEIWDGREDGYADFILKKSCLHGTRMQKLQQYLLKKEETNQKVSFLRTA